A stretch of the Lactuca sativa cultivar Salinas chromosome 9, Lsat_Salinas_v11, whole genome shotgun sequence genome encodes the following:
- the LOC111904787 gene encoding heavy metal-associated isoprenylated plant protein 2 — MVLTNILGLINWFVNQLSMPQEIKVKVSMHCQKCRKEVMKTVTKLSGVDEVSVDLKKEMLVVIGDVDPVCVATSLRKKRKVANIVSVGPYKKKDKEVNKPVGFPMMYCNTPYYDGYGRFVYGYPPTHDAGGCNIL, encoded by the exons ATGGTTTTAACGAACATCTTAGGTTTGATCAACTGGTTTGTTAATCAACTTAGTATGCCTCAG GAGATAAAGGTGAAAGTCAGCATGCATTGTCAAAAATGCAGGAAGGAGGTAATGAAGACTGTCACTAAATTATCTGGTGTTGATGAGGTATCGGTGGATTTAAAGAAGGAGATGTTAGTTGTGATTGGGGATGTTGACCCTGTTTGCGTCGCAACTAGCTTGAGAAAGAAACGGAAGGTTGCTAATATTGTAAGTGTTGGTCCATACAAAAAGAAGGATAAGGAAGTCAATAAACCTGTTGGATTTCCAATGATGTATTGTAACACTCCCTATTATGATGGATATGGACGTTTCGTATATGGGTATCCGCCAACCCATGATGCTGGAGGTTGCAACATTCTCTAG